The DNA segment TCGCCGTTTCTTTTTGTTCAATGAACGATCCGGGAAAACGATCGACAAAGTAATTCATGATCGATCGAACCGGATCGACCCAATTGTCAGTCGACAGATCGAGTCGTTCCCAGGGTTGGTCGGGCTTTTTCAGAAAGGCCCCGTGTTCAGCCACCAGGTGAACGGGAATGCCCGCGAAGGTTTTTTCCAGGAAGGCCCTGTTCCGACCGCTGATGACCACCACGTCACTGCTTTCGGCCAGGTTCACCAGTATAGTTTGTAGATCACCGGAAGGTCGGGCTTCGGCGGGATCATTGACAATAGGTGCCAGCGTTCCGTCAAAATCAACCAGCAGCAATCGCTTGTGAGCGTCATTGAACGTGCTGATAAATGGCAGAATGGGCAGGTCGGTTTCTAAGTCGGTCGGGTTACTGATCATATCGTTGAGGGCGGTAAGGAAATCGTGACTCCATCGAAACACGTTGTGGTTTTGCAGGTGCTTCCGCATATGGATCAATCGCCGTTCCTGTTCAGCCAATGGCATGAGCAGTGCCTGATTGATGGCATCGGCCACCTCCTGGGTATCGGTTGGATTAATGATGAGGGCATCGCTCAATTCCTGAGCGGCACCGGCTAATTCACTCAGGATCAATACGCCTTTGTGGTCCTGGCGGCTGGCTACGAACTCTTTGCAGACCAGGTTCATCCCATCCCGAACGGGGGTAATCAGGGCAATATCGCAGGCCGTATACAGGGCCATCAGTTCCGTGAAGGACAGCGACCGGTACGAATATACGATCGGTCGCCAGCCGATGGTGCCAAACAAACCGTTGATACGTCCGATCGTTTCTTCGATCTCCCGTTTAAGCTCCTGGTAATGACCGATTTTATCGCGTGACGGCACAATCGTCATGACAAAGGTCACGTTGTCGTGCCAGTCTGGATGCTGAACCAGAAAACGCTCATAACCCAGCAACCGGGATGTGATCCCTTTGGTGTAATCGAGCCGATCCACCGAAAAGATGATTTTGTTGTGTCGGAGCAGACTTTTGTACCGTTGCTGGGTCGCCAACACCTCGGCCTCCTGTCCACTTGTGTTGAATTTATTAAAGTCGATACTGATGGGAAAATCCCGGACGCTGATGGAGCGGTCGGGAAGCACGATCCGTTGATTAATAACGGGCAGGGTCAGCACCTCCGCAACACTTTGTAGAAAATGCTGGACATAATCAGTCGTATGAAAACCAACGACATTGGCCCCCAGGATACCCTCAATGAGCGACTGCCGCCAGGTTCGGGGCAACAGTTTAATGATTTCGTAGGTCGGGAAAGGAATGTGAAAAAAGTAGCCAATGCTGATAGCCGGCATAGCACGCCGGAGCAGATCGGGCAGTAACATCAGCTGGAAATCGTGAATCCAGACGAGATCACCAGGCTCGATCAGAGCGGTCAGTTCATTCAGAAAAGAGGCATTGGCCTGTTTGTAGCAGTCGAAATCATGTTCGCTAAACGAGGCATAGGACGGAAAGTAGTGAAACAGCGGCCAGATCAGGTCGTTGCTGAATCCTTCGTAAAATCCCTTATGAACCGCGTCATCCATAAAAACCGGATGCGCAACAAACGTATCGTTTTCCAGCGTAGATGGGCTTACCTGCTGCAACGACGTATCGCCATGACCCACCCAGTGAATTTTTGTGACTGCCCCTTCCTGACTCTGCCCCATCTGTTCCGCCATCGACAGCACGGCCGAAACCAGTCCACCCGAATTCTGCTGAAGTAAGGGCCCCTCATTCGTTTGTTGAATGGAAAAAGGTAACCGATACGAAACGATGAGCAATCGTTTAAACGAAGATTTAAACGTTTTCATAATGTTGATGCGCTACTGAACGCTCAGTGTATTCTTGCAAGATAAGTATCAACGGCTTAGAAGGGGCTTAAGCAACGATTAGAAATTCCTTAGAAGTGCCTATGACTTGCCGGGTTCGGTTGATTGTCCGATGAACCCGCGTGGTAGGAACGAGATGTGATCTTCGTAGAGATAACCCTCGCTGTACGTCTTTCAACAGGCACTTTACTAGCCTATTCATCGGATCAGCAGCAGGCTGAACGTAAGTACAGGGAGCGACAAACGATTGAATAATTATACAGTGTTAGGTTAAGTAATCTCAGATCGTGGCAACTAGTCATCTACATACAATGAGTATAGGCCAATACATGCCAAAGCAGCAACTAGTCGCTAAAAAATAAGTCAACGTTATAAGAACAATAAAGCATATCTTGCTGTATGTCAGCCTTTAGACTCTATTTTTTTACAATAAACACTATCAACATCAGGCTCGATGGACCGTTTAGTTCGGTCGATGTACACCTGTATTTCATGAAATAAGCTAGCTGGGTTTGTCCAGTCGGCTGGCCGGACGTGGAAGGGCTTGAGTA comes from the Spirosoma agri genome and includes:
- a CDS encoding bifunctional alpha,alpha-trehalose-phosphate synthase (UDP-forming)/trehalose-phosphatase gives rise to the protein MKTFKSSFKRLLIVSYRLPFSIQQTNEGPLLQQNSGGLVSAVLSMAEQMGQSQEGAVTKIHWVGHGDTSLQQVSPSTLENDTFVAHPVFMDDAVHKGFYEGFSNDLIWPLFHYFPSYASFSEHDFDCYKQANASFLNELTALIEPGDLVWIHDFQLMLLPDLLRRAMPAISIGYFFHIPFPTYEIIKLLPRTWRQSLIEGILGANVVGFHTTDYVQHFLQSVAEVLTLPVINQRIVLPDRSISVRDFPISIDFNKFNTSGQEAEVLATQQRYKSLLRHNKIIFSVDRLDYTKGITSRLLGYERFLVQHPDWHDNVTFVMTIVPSRDKIGHYQELKREIEETIGRINGLFGTIGWRPIVYSYRSLSFTELMALYTACDIALITPVRDGMNLVCKEFVASRQDHKGVLILSELAGAAQELSDALIINPTDTQEVADAINQALLMPLAEQERRLIHMRKHLQNHNVFRWSHDFLTALNDMISNPTDLETDLPILPFISTFNDAHKRLLLVDFDGTLAPIVNDPAEARPSGDLQTILVNLAESSDVVVISGRNRAFLEKTFAGIPVHLVAEHGAFLKKPDQPWERLDLSTDNWVDPVRSIMNYFVDRFPGSFIEQKETAIAWHYRMVGSEDVEGQAIDLSTQLRQVSSSIPLTVIQGNKVVEVKPAQHSKGTVALSLMEQKPYDFIVSMGDDTTDEDMFRQLPNWAYTMKVGPGTSFARYRLARQQDVETLLRQMSEALIAV